In Nocardioides sp. WS12, the DNA window GATGATCCGGGTGACTGCGGGCGTCGAGGCCCATACCCACGAGTTCATCGCGACGGCCCACGAGGACCAGAAGTTCGGCTTCTCCATCGCCTCGGGTGACGCCTTCGAGGCGGCCTCGCGCGTCCTCGCCCAGCCGAGCCTCGAGTTGCGCGGACTGCACAGCCACATCGGCTCACAGATCTTCGACACCTCCGGTTGGGAGGTCGCCGGGCGTCGCGTGCTGGCACTGCACGCCCGGATCGCCGAGGAACTGGGCCACGTCCTGCCCGAACTCGACCTGGGAGGCGGCTTCGGCATCGCCTACACGACCCAAGACGACCCGGCGGATCCCGCTGTGCTCGCCGAACAGATCACGAAGATCGTGACGGGGGAGTGTGCGGCGCTCGGCATCGCCGTACCGCATCTCTCGATCGAGCCCGGACGCGCGATCGTCGGCCCGTCGATGTGCACCGTCTACACGGTCGGCACGGTCAAGCAGGTCGCCCTCGACGGTGGCGCCACCCGTACCTATGTGTCGGTCGACGGCGGAATGAGCGACAACCTGCGTCCTGCGCTGTACGACGCCGACTACTCCTGCACGCTCGCATCCCGCGCTTCCGCGGCCGAGCCCGTCCTGGCTCGCGTGGTCGGCAAGCACTGCGAGTCGGGCGACATCGTCGTCAAGGACGAGTTCCTGCCCGGCGACGTCGCGCCCGGTGACCTGCTCGCCGTTCCCGCGACAGGCGCCTACGGACGCTCGATGGCCTCGAACTACAACCACGCGCTGCGACCGCCCGTCGTCGCGGTCAAGGACGGCCAGGCTCGGGTCATCGTCCGTCGCGAGACCGAAGAGGACCTGCTCGCAACGGATCTCGGGTAGTTCTACTGGAGCCGCACGGCTCCGGTGCCGTACTGACTGAGCAGGTCGCCGGGGTTGGCGAGCATGCACGACTTCATCGACAGGCAGCCGCACCCGATGCACCCGTCGAGGGTGTCGCGGAGGCGTTCGAGACGGCTGATCCGGTCGTCCAGGCTCTCGCGCCACGAGCGCGACAACCGCGCCCAGTCCGCCTTGGTGGGCGTGCGTCCCTCGGGGAGTGACGCCAGCGCCTCGCGGATCTCGGCGAGCGAGATGCCGACGCTCTGGGAGACCCGGACGAACGCGATCCGGCGCAGTACGTCGCGGTGGTAGCGGCGCTGGTTGCCGGTGGTCCGGATGGCCTGGATCAGTCCCTCGCGCTCGTAGAAGTGGAGCGCGGAGACGGCGACCCCGGCGCGGCGGGCGACTTCGCCCGGCGTCAGGTCGTGGCTGCGGATCTCGCGGTTGATGTCATTCATTTGACCTCAACGTTACTTGAGGTTGTCCACTGAAGTCATGCACGCAATCCGCCACCACGCCTTCGGGCCTGCCGATGTCCTCCAGTTCGAAGAGTTGCCCGACCCCAGCCCCGCGCCGGGCCAGATCCGGATCGCGGTCGACGCCGCGGGCGTCCATCTGGTCGACACCTACATCCGCTCCGGCAACGGCCCGGCCAGCTTCGCACCCCCGGAACTGCCGATGGTGCCCGGCCGCGAGGTCGCCGGAACAGTCGACCAGGTGGGTGAGGGTGTCGACGCCAGCTGGTTGGGGCGGCGCGTCGTCGCGCACCTCGGCCCGGCCGGTCGCGGTGGGTACGCCGAACGGGTGGTCGTCGACGCTGCGCGGGCCTACGACATCCCGGACGGGCTCAACCCGCTGACCGCTGTCGCCGCCATCGGGACCGGACGCACCGCTGCCGGGATCCTCTCCTTCGCCGCGATCACCGCGGACGACGTGGTCGCCGTGACCTCCGCAGCCGGTGGCCTCGGCACGCTCCTGCTCCAGGGTGCTCGCAACGCCGGCGCCCGCACCGTGGGCCTGGCGAGCGGCAGCAAGCTCGCCGTCGTACGCGGAGCCGGAGCGGACACCGCGATCGACTACCGACAGGCCGACTGGGCCACGACCCTCCGTGCGGCCGAGCCCC includes these proteins:
- a CDS encoding zinc-binding dehydrogenase, with the protein product MHAIRHHAFGPADVLQFEELPDPSPAPGQIRIAVDAAGVHLVDTYIRSGNGPASFAPPELPMVPGREVAGTVDQVGEGVDASWLGRRVVAHLGPAGRGGYAERVVVDAARAYDIPDGLNPLTAVAAIGTGRTAAGILSFAAITADDVVAVTSAAGGLGTLLLQGARNAGARTVGLASGSKLAVVRGAGADTAIDYRQADWATTLRAAEPRITVLLDGVGGEVPRTIHRMLEPGGRMVRFSGDMEGYDAPDRPIVDVLGPPLAARLGEFERAALDAAADGSRVPHVGSVFPLAEAAAAHRALETRASIGKVVLVVER
- the soxR gene encoding redox-sensitive transcriptional activator SoxR, whose amino-acid sequence is MNDINREIRSHDLTPGEVARRAGVAVSALHFYEREGLIQAIRTTGNQRRYHRDVLRRIAFVRVSQSVGISLAEIREALASLPEGRTPTKADWARLSRSWRESLDDRISRLERLRDTLDGCIGCGCLSMKSCMLANPGDLLSQYGTGAVRLQ
- the lysA gene encoding diaminopimelate decarboxylase; translation: MNAHVSPGGYTGTSPVWLREPADVNDLVPILWPSSARKDDQGVLHIGGLAIPDLVADVNTPAYVLDENDFRERARGFRDAFEGYDVYYAGKAFLSVAVAQWVAEEGLCLDVCSNGELTVALRAGVDPKRIGYHGNNKTPMELRRAVDAGIGRIIVDSFHEIERVADVANQLGVVQSVMIRVTAGVEAHTHEFIATAHEDQKFGFSIASGDAFEAASRVLAQPSLELRGLHSHIGSQIFDTSGWEVAGRRVLALHARIAEELGHVLPELDLGGGFGIAYTTQDDPADPAVLAEQITKIVTGECAALGIAVPHLSIEPGRAIVGPSMCTVYTVGTVKQVALDGGATRTYVSVDGGMSDNLRPALYDADYSCTLASRASAAEPVLARVVGKHCESGDIVVKDEFLPGDVAPGDLLAVPATGAYGRSMASNYNHALRPPVVAVKDGQARVIVRRETEEDLLATDLG